In a single window of the Methylococcus sp. Mc7 genome:
- a CDS encoding Ig domain-containing protein codes for MQIASHAPPAISLTRQLVATLMFALIAALAPEYGLAAAKLKIAKAAWSDKTGMLVVKGSAKNAAGPIEIHDLAGRLLGSSPGPSFVLKLDRGSLAAVPCAVRVQAGGTEAVKAVKGSPADCRKAPACQILTPAQEIHVGANTDVSFAGTASLNDPEAQPLKLEWDFAGGSMGEPMPNTHPTAYKRPDTETTTVQFVRDNASYKVRFTAWDRKNRYCEDSVMVHVGNPPANLPDVSALAKQAQDSAPRFGSQLAGNKGEVVVLPFPDLTFQNAGDARYTPSLYVAAPLGPFTSLNAQVYRKDRLPVQLTGQDVQMKYSAASNPDDPVGADSINATSQNWPLASDIRKPAPLAEATIQKTDQWEFLVRPASEPLAPSYASLNWLDWIVGATTPVAPDEGLIVGKPPFAKGYFFWGGTPPAVYADDHGRYMPGRDQPYAANAQQDFTAYFEEQRRHTARFIPVTDVDDGGRANPFPLMRAEAVDKNTGQSLAATDAVLSTGKDFHCRECHAKGKIAANDRLDWSQYSQAFHSTWEYPCPAARYPYCSDTFAPPTFYDAVDRNGQPSQDSFDQEYAAIKNASSLHDWYDAVYLVEHMNGVLNLSNGAHTRDRPDSCTLCHGSLLFAEAAAQDTFNGFGQRYGEEDYWPRYSPAMHNFHALLQRDPGDPNKILRGADGRPLRWDPAKGPNPNTLFPTVDAQGNSLPQEQSCLRCHAGHRDPLYRDRMYTAGVTCYDCHGDMLAVGQTYNKPKPGPEGFATRMEWYEQPDCGSCHTGNANRGKDGTNGFYSAGVMKRAFDASDRSSTPRTPPSPRFAVQPTKAIDTYYTDYVDVMATHGKRSSILSLSSPLYRNSRDTHGDVACAACHGGAHEVWPNRDPKANDNVTAMQLQGHAGHILECNVCHTADAFKNEMDLDGGQYSGDPIPGILGGPHNLHPVDDPYWWKSSEGDKPNADGTTYGGWHNNYAKKPGKDGEDQCAACHGNDHKGTRLSKTPVDRVFDFRGFDARKLKKAGFKAKVIKVAAGTPIGCDTCHSIETSCIGSPAGSQCGVASDFVPDKPNHDPVITSTPGVTTAVMGQPYSYQVIASDPDGDPLTYSLGLKPGSMTISDQGLVTTDWPVETFGGYRQPPFTFPYTVTVKDGKGGYATQTITMNLRCPDGQHWEFGNFPGGGAGGHDHGPALRGTCVADTGVTITSRPVMGVTEGETYTYQVTAVSDKGLPLTYSVTSPMGVPPYNFKASDYSLDPNTGLLTAKTGKKGEPLFIKSLFYTVKAEDGQGGSATQTVVAIVCRLPKTWHADQGRCM; via the coding sequence ATGCAGATCGCAAGCCATGCGCCGCCGGCCATATCGTTGACACGGCAGCTTGTCGCAACCCTCATGTTCGCACTCATCGCGGCGCTGGCCCCGGAATATGGGCTCGCCGCCGCCAAGCTCAAGATCGCCAAGGCGGCCTGGTCGGACAAGACCGGGATGCTGGTGGTGAAAGGCAGCGCCAAGAACGCCGCCGGCCCCATCGAAATCCACGACCTCGCCGGCCGCCTGCTGGGCTCGAGCCCCGGTCCCTCCTTCGTCCTGAAGCTCGATCGCGGCAGCCTCGCCGCCGTCCCGTGCGCCGTGCGGGTTCAGGCCGGCGGCACGGAAGCCGTCAAGGCCGTCAAAGGCAGCCCCGCCGACTGCAGGAAAGCCCCGGCCTGCCAGATCCTCACCCCGGCTCAGGAAATCCACGTCGGCGCCAACACCGACGTCAGCTTCGCCGGTACGGCCAGCCTCAACGACCCCGAAGCCCAGCCCCTCAAGCTCGAATGGGACTTCGCCGGCGGAAGCATGGGCGAGCCCATGCCCAACACCCACCCCACCGCCTACAAGCGACCCGACACCGAAACCACCACCGTCCAGTTTGTGCGCGACAACGCCAGCTACAAAGTGCGCTTCACCGCCTGGGACCGGAAAAACCGCTACTGCGAAGACAGCGTCATGGTGCACGTCGGCAACCCGCCGGCCAACCTGCCCGACGTCTCGGCGCTGGCGAAGCAGGCCCAGGACAGCGCGCCCAGGTTCGGCAGCCAGTTGGCGGGGAACAAGGGCGAGGTGGTGGTGTTGCCGTTTCCCGACCTGACTTTCCAGAACGCCGGCGACGCCCGTTATACCCCCAGCTTGTATGTCGCCGCGCCCCTGGGACCTTTCACCAGCCTCAACGCTCAGGTTTACCGGAAGGACCGCCTGCCCGTGCAATTGACCGGGCAGGACGTGCAGATGAAGTACTCGGCGGCCAGCAATCCGGACGACCCGGTGGGTGCCGATTCCATCAACGCCACCAGCCAGAACTGGCCGCTTGCCAGCGATATCCGCAAGCCAGCTCCGCTAGCGGAGGCGACGATCCAGAAAACCGACCAGTGGGAATTTCTGGTGCGCCCGGCCTCCGAGCCGTTGGCGCCTTCCTATGCCAGCCTCAACTGGCTGGATTGGATTGTGGGAGCAACGACGCCGGTCGCTCCCGATGAAGGTTTGATCGTTGGAAAGCCGCCATTTGCCAAAGGTTATTTCTTTTGGGGAGGAACACCGCCGGCGGTTTACGCCGACGATCATGGCCGCTATATGCCTGGACGTGATCAACCCTATGCCGCCAATGCCCAGCAGGACTTCACTGCCTATTTCGAGGAGCAGCGTCGACATACCGCCCGCTTCATTCCCGTGACCGACGTCGATGACGGCGGGCGGGCCAACCCGTTCCCTCTGATGAGGGCGGAAGCCGTCGACAAGAACACCGGCCAGTCCCTGGCCGCCACCGACGCGGTGTTGAGCACCGGCAAAGATTTCCACTGCCGGGAATGCCATGCCAAGGGCAAGATTGCCGCGAACGATCGGCTGGATTGGTCGCAATACAGCCAAGCCTTTCATTCCACTTGGGAGTATCCATGTCCTGCAGCGAGGTATCCTTATTGCAGCGACACGTTCGCGCCGCCGACGTTCTACGACGCTGTCGATCGCAACGGCCAGCCGAGCCAGGACTCCTTCGACCAGGAGTATGCCGCTATCAAGAACGCCTCCAGTTTGCACGATTGGTACGATGCGGTGTATCTCGTCGAACATATGAACGGAGTTTTGAACTTGTCTAATGGCGCGCATACCCGGGATAGACCGGATAGCTGCACGCTCTGTCATGGCTCCTTGCTGTTCGCGGAAGCGGCAGCTCAAGATACCTTCAACGGCTTCGGGCAACGCTACGGCGAAGAGGATTACTGGCCTCGTTATTCCCCCGCCATGCACAATTTCCACGCCCTGCTGCAGCGGGACCCCGGCGATCCCAACAAGATCCTGCGCGGCGCCGACGGTCGGCCCCTGCGCTGGGACCCGGCCAAGGGCCCCAACCCAAATACCTTGTTTCCGACCGTGGATGCCCAGGGCAACTCCCTGCCGCAGGAACAAAGCTGTTTGCGCTGCCACGCCGGCCATCGTGACCCGCTGTACCGCGACCGCATGTACACGGCGGGCGTGACCTGCTACGACTGTCACGGCGACATGCTGGCGGTGGGCCAGACTTACAATAAGCCGAAACCGGGGCCGGAGGGTTTCGCCACCCGCATGGAGTGGTACGAGCAGCCAGACTGCGGCTCCTGCCATACCGGCAACGCCAACCGCGGCAAGGACGGAACCAACGGGTTCTACAGCGCCGGGGTGATGAAACGGGCCTTCGACGCTTCGGACCGCTCCTCCACCCCGCGCACGCCACCATCGCCTCGCTTCGCGGTGCAGCCGACCAAGGCTATCGATACTTATTACACGGATTACGTGGATGTCATGGCAACCCACGGCAAGCGCAGCAGCATCCTCAGCCTGTCCAGCCCGCTCTACCGCAACAGCCGCGACACCCACGGCGATGTGGCCTGCGCGGCCTGCCACGGCGGCGCCCACGAAGTCTGGCCCAACCGCGATCCCAAGGCCAACGACAACGTGACGGCGATGCAGTTACAGGGCCATGCCGGCCACATTCTCGAATGCAACGTCTGCCATACCGCCGATGCCTTCAAGAACGAGATGGACCTGGACGGCGGCCAGTACAGCGGTGATCCCATACCCGGTATTCTGGGCGGTCCGCACAACCTGCATCCGGTCGACGATCCCTATTGGTGGAAATCGAGTGAAGGCGATAAACCCAACGCCGACGGCACGACTTATGGCGGCTGGCACAACAACTACGCCAAAAAGCCCGGCAAAGACGGCGAGGACCAGTGCGCGGCCTGCCACGGCAACGACCACAAGGGCACCCGTCTTTCCAAGACGCCGGTGGACCGGGTGTTCGACTTCCGGGGCTTCGACGCCAGGAAGCTGAAGAAGGCCGGCTTCAAGGCCAAGGTCATCAAGGTGGCCGCCGGCACGCCGATCGGCTGCGACACCTGCCACAGCATCGAGACCTCCTGCATCGGCTCGCCCGCCGGCAGCCAATGCGGCGTCGCTTCGGACTTCGTGCCCGATAAGCCCAACCACGATCCGGTCATCACCTCGACGCCGGGCGTGACCACCGCCGTCATGGGCCAGCCCTACAGCTATCAGGTCATCGCCAGCGATCCGGACGGCGATCCCTTGACCTACAGCCTGGGGCTCAAGCCGGGCTCCATGACCATCAGCGACCAGGGGCTGGTGACCACCGACTGGCCGGTCGAGACCTTCGGCGGCTATCGCCAGCCTCCCTTTACCTTCCCTTATACCGTCACGGTCAAGGACGGCAAGGGCGGTTATGCGACCCAGACCATCACCATGAACCTCCGCTGTCCGGACGGCCAGCACTGGGAATTCGGCAACTTCCCGGGCGGAGGAGCTGGCGGGCACGATCATGGTCCGGCGCTGCGGGGAACCTGCGTGGCCGACACGGGCGTGACCATCACCTCGCGGCCGGTCATGGGAGTAACGGAAGGCGAGACCTACACCTATCAGGTGACCGCCGTCAGCGACAAGGGCTTGCCGCTGACCTACAGCGTGACGTCGCCGATGGGAGTGCCTCCCTACAACTTCAAGGCTTCCGACTATAGCCTCGACCCGAACACCGGCCTGCTCACAGCCAAGACCGGAAAGAAGGGAGAGCCGCTATTCATCAAGAGCCTGTTCTATACGGTGAAGGCGGAGGACGGCCAGGGCGGCAGCGCCACCCAGACCGTCGTCGCCATCGTATGCAGGTTGCCGAAAACCTGGCATGCCGATCAGGGCAGGTGCATGTGA
- a CDS encoding energy transducer TonB has product MNAAGLSAPLRAFRALSGRCVGALVVNLALLLLIAALVRRQDFIGESEPQPVPVDFVRLPPKPAESRPPPPQTRKTGIEPPTESRPSDARSDSAKSSTPSAQRLSRSKESPGSKRETKTPGVAAPRLDIPARGTGAEFPAVPGGDSRLTAPPAQWNPGKKPAGAGDLDRGAEGEGGAGNNPLTVIFRVVPKYPAAARRRGIEGWVRLEVTVTATGLLGDARVVDASPRHTFDEAALEAIRHWRFKPAFKDGRAVEQRAMLTMEFRLMRR; this is encoded by the coding sequence GTGAACGCAGCGGGTCTCAGCGCACCGCTCCGCGCGTTTCGGGCGCTGTCGGGACGCTGCGTCGGCGCGCTGGTCGTCAATCTGGCCTTGCTCCTGTTGATCGCCGCGCTGGTCCGCCGGCAAGACTTTATCGGAGAGTCCGAGCCGCAGCCGGTGCCCGTGGACTTCGTCCGGCTCCCTCCCAAACCCGCCGAGTCCAGGCCGCCACCGCCGCAGACACGGAAGACCGGGATCGAACCGCCCACCGAGAGCAGGCCGTCAGACGCGCGGTCCGATTCCGCGAAGTCCTCCACGCCATCGGCGCAGCGTTTGTCCCGCAGCAAAGAATCTCCCGGTTCGAAGCGGGAGACGAAAACTCCCGGCGTGGCCGCTCCCCGGCTGGATATTCCCGCGCGGGGAACCGGCGCGGAATTCCCGGCCGTTCCGGGGGGCGATTCGCGGCTGACGGCGCCTCCGGCACAGTGGAATCCCGGGAAGAAGCCGGCAGGCGCTGGAGATTTGGACCGCGGCGCGGAAGGCGAAGGCGGGGCCGGCAACAATCCGTTGACCGTCATATTCCGGGTCGTGCCTAAATATCCGGCCGCGGCCCGCCGCAGGGGAATAGAAGGCTGGGTCCGGCTCGAAGTGACAGTGACGGCGACAGGCCTCCTCGGCGACGCCCGAGTCGTGGATGCCAGCCCCCGGCACACGTTCGACGAGGCCGCGCTCGAAGCGATCCGGCACTGGCGTTTCAAGCCGGCTTTCAAGGACGGCCGGGCCGTGGAGCAACGGGCGATGCTGACGATGGAGTTCAGGCTCATGCGGCGTTAG
- a CDS encoding biopolymer transporter ExbD, translated as MKRRGLFRSRTGGAEDSADAINLTPLIDMVFILLIFFLVTTSFIRESSIAVQRPKAATATLPRNVEVVVTISADEQVWLNNVSVDVRLLRARLEGLGLGNPARSAIILADSRTTTGLLVKVMDQLRLAGFTNISVAASSSPDTP; from the coding sequence ATGAAAAGGCGCGGTTTGTTCAGGTCGCGGACCGGCGGCGCCGAAGACAGCGCCGACGCCATCAATCTCACGCCCCTGATCGACATGGTGTTCATCCTGCTGATCTTCTTCCTGGTGACGACCTCCTTCATCCGCGAGTCGTCCATTGCGGTGCAGCGCCCCAAGGCCGCGACGGCGACGCTCCCGCGCAACGTCGAAGTCGTCGTCACGATCAGCGCGGACGAACAGGTCTGGCTCAACAACGTCTCGGTGGACGTCCGCCTGTTGCGTGCCCGCCTCGAAGGTTTGGGGCTCGGCAACCCCGCGCGCTCGGCCATCATCCTGGCCGACAGCCGCACGACGACGGGGCTGCTGGTGAAGGTCATGGACCAGCTCCGGTTGGCCGGCTTCACCAATATTTCGGTGGCGGCCAGTTCCTCCCCCGACACCCCGTGA
- a CDS encoding MotA/TolQ/ExbB proton channel family protein, giving the protein MKGLSSFRSLACAAVWVALVAAARPGFPAPSPEPSLGAAPDAALTAALAAHEALFLAIRESAANLKLFYEQNCLAGDGPGQRRLLDRLADPEHLPAANELEDLFASLRTQLDALGRVSTFRAPVYAPDGRMAEREVLRLGGFSLLADGHYLVYAPEVGRLVELARQPSSALVDLARRFAQADAKSLAPVAIDPSGGQTLQLLVQIPELRERIAQGGAVGYLILALAVFALFLSGYRFAELSLVGQRIRRQLESFEARPDNPLGRVLARLEQTKTDDEEALYLTVEEALAGERMRLERALGLLKLVAAIAPMLGLLGTVTGMIKTFQAIALHGSGDPKLMSGGISEALVTTVEGLVTAIPVLLLHSLLAGKSQALGTMLEAHAAAALSGRLERRQTASRGNGAVPAAGGPQTPDR; this is encoded by the coding sequence ATGAAGGGGCTTTCCAGCTTCCGGAGCCTGGCCTGCGCCGCCGTTTGGGTCGCGCTCGTCGCGGCGGCCCGGCCCGGCTTTCCGGCGCCTTCGCCGGAGCCGTCCCTCGGGGCCGCCCCCGATGCGGCGTTGACCGCCGCGCTCGCCGCACACGAAGCGCTGTTCCTCGCGATTCGGGAAAGCGCGGCGAATCTCAAGCTCTTCTACGAGCAGAATTGCCTGGCCGGTGACGGACCCGGACAGCGGAGACTCCTCGATCGGCTGGCCGATCCCGAGCACCTGCCCGCCGCGAACGAACTGGAGGACCTGTTCGCCAGCTTGCGGACCCAGTTGGACGCCCTCGGACGCGTTTCGACCTTCCGGGCCCCGGTCTATGCCCCGGATGGGCGGATGGCGGAGCGGGAGGTGCTCCGGCTCGGCGGTTTCAGTCTTCTCGCCGACGGCCACTATCTGGTTTACGCTCCCGAGGTCGGCAGGCTGGTGGAGCTGGCGCGCCAGCCGTCTTCGGCCCTCGTCGATCTGGCGCGACGCTTCGCCCAGGCGGACGCGAAATCGCTGGCGCCGGTCGCCATCGACCCCTCCGGCGGCCAGACCTTGCAACTGCTGGTGCAGATACCGGAGCTGCGGGAGCGCATCGCCCAGGGTGGCGCGGTCGGTTACCTCATTCTGGCTCTGGCCGTGTTCGCGCTGTTCCTCAGCGGCTACCGTTTCGCCGAACTGTCGCTGGTGGGGCAGCGCATCCGGCGGCAGTTGGAATCGTTCGAAGCGCGGCCCGACAATCCCCTGGGCCGGGTGCTCGCCCGGCTGGAGCAAACGAAGACCGATGACGAGGAAGCGCTTTACCTGACGGTGGAGGAAGCCTTGGCCGGCGAGCGTATGCGTTTGGAGCGTGCCCTGGGGCTCCTGAAACTGGTCGCGGCCATCGCGCCCATGCTGGGGCTGCTCGGCACGGTGACCGGCATGATCAAGACATTTCAAGCCATAGCCCTGCACGGTTCGGGGGACCCGAAACTGATGTCGGGCGGGATCTCCGAGGCGCTGGTGACCACCGTCGAAGGCCTGGTGACCGCCATACCGGTCCTGTTGCTCCACAGCCTGCTGGCGGGCAAGAGCCAGGCGCTCGGCACGATGCTGGAGGCGCATGCTGCCGCCGCCCTGTCCGGGCGCCTCGAACGCAGGCAAACCGCAAGCCGGGGGAACGGAGCGGTTCCGGCAGCCGGCGGGCCGCAAACCCCCGACCGGTGA
- a CDS encoding MotA/TolQ/ExbB proton channel family protein yields MAALGFRSLADAMLAAAQGIQELMASGGPVMWPLLGVSLLLWGLILDRYWYFLHTLPKARGRHRSAVETAEVRIALWRHLRLIRTLSGILPMLGLLGTVTGIVETFDLIRVFGTAETRIVARGVSQALITTLTGLVMGLSGVGAGYDLNRRAEAGERAMAGSRAP; encoded by the coding sequence ATGGCGGCGCTCGGGTTTCGATCTCTGGCGGACGCCATGCTGGCCGCGGCTCAGGGCATCCAGGAGCTGATGGCCTCGGGCGGTCCGGTGATGTGGCCGCTGCTGGGTGTTTCGCTGCTGCTGTGGGGACTGATCCTGGACCGCTACTGGTATTTCCTCCATACCTTGCCCAAGGCGCGGGGGAGACACCGTTCGGCCGTGGAGACCGCCGAGGTCCGCATCGCGTTGTGGCGCCACCTCCGCCTCATCAGGACCTTGTCCGGGATCCTTCCCATGCTGGGCCTGCTGGGAACGGTCACCGGCATCGTGGAGACTTTCGACCTGATCCGGGTGTTCGGCACCGCCGAGACCCGCATCGTCGCCCGCGGCGTGTCCCAGGCATTGATCACGACGCTGACCGGCCTGGTCATGGGGCTCTCCGGCGTGGGCGCGGGTTACGACCTGAACCGGCGGGCGGAGGCGGGCGAGCGGGCCATGGCCGGGAGCCGGGCGCCATGA